In Candidatus Zixiibacteriota bacterium, the genomic stretch ACCCATGGAACGTCCAGTTTGAGGATATTGATTTCATCTGGCGCCGAAACCAACTGACTGGTTTTCTGAAACACCTGAGTCACCCCCATAAGTATGATCACGATGACAATTAAGTTGCCCAGTAACTTAATCCCCCTGGTAGTAAAAACGCTCATTATGAAACTCCTTTCAATTTTATGTATTATAGTAATAATTTATCGTATGTCAATATATTTTTATTCTTTTAGAGATAATTAGACAGATCTGCCAGCCACGCTTTTTTTTCGCCAGTTCGGCTGTCCAACGCAACTACGGTTTGGGACTGACCTCGCAGGCCGTCGTTGACTTCTGCCATGGCAGGGGCATTGCTTTGCGTTACATCTAGCCGGGCATACCACCCCTGACCACTTCAGGCAGAAACATAGCAGTGCTTTTAATGGAAAAATTCCTTACGAAGCTCTCAAGAATATGTTATAATAACAAATTGCCTTGCAAGGGTACAATTATCATAACCACTAAAACCAGCTCTGGAGGGCTGTGACAGAATGACTGACAAGACAATCCAATATCCCCACAACGGATTCAACGGTTTGGGCATAGCGCCCAGCCTGCTAGATGCCATTGACCGCCTCAAATTCACCGAACCAACACCGATCCAGCGGCGGTCCATTCCCACAGCTATCAAGGGTAAGGATCTTATTGCTGTTGCGCAAACTGGGACTGGCAAAACATTCGCTTATGGTATTCCAATCATTCAGCGCCTGGCCCAGATTAAGGGACGGTGTCTTGTCATAGCCCCGACTCGTGAGCTGGCTCTTCAGGTTGACGATGCGCTGAACGCGATCGGCCGCTCACTTGGACTGACAACTACTGTACTGATTGGCGGAGCATCAATGTCTGTTCAACTCCGTTGTCTCAGACGGAAACCTCGTGTCATTGTAGCCACGCCTGGGCGTCTTATTGACCATCTCGAACACCGGACTGTCAACCTTGCTGACGTAAAAATACTTGTTCTGGATGAGGCGGACCGTATGCTTGATATGGGATTTGCACCCCAGATCAACAGGATATTGGCTGTCATTCCAAAGAAACGTCAGGTAATGCTCTTTTCGGCTACTATTCCGAAGGAGATCATAACCCTTGCTCGACGCGAAATGAATCTGCCGGTTCATGTCGAAGTCGCCCCTTCAGGGAGCACACCTGATAAGATTATCCAAGAGATGTTTTTCGTCGAAAGAGGATCGAAAACCCAGTTGCTCGAAGTTATGCTTGAGCGATATCTAGGTCCAGTTCTCATCTTTACACGGACCAAGCACGGGGCGCGTAAACTTGCCCGTGAGGTCAGATCTATGGGGCATACGGCGGCGGAAATCCATTCCAATCGAAGCCTGCCACAGCGTCGCGAAGCTCTTGATGGTTTTAAGTCTGGAAAGTACCGTGCGCTGGTGGCGACCGACGTCGCCTCCCGGGGAATTGACGTTATGGGTATTGAGCTTGTTGTAAACTATGATCTCCCAACGAACACCGAGGACTATGTTCATCGAATCGGGCGCACCGGGAGAGCCGGCCATTCCGGTCGATCGGTGTCTTTTGCTACTCTCGATCAAAAGAAAGATGTAAAGAGCATCGAGCGACTAATCAAAACTGACCTGCCTAAGTCGGCACTGCCGAGCCTGCCCCCTTCGCGCAAGCGGAAGACCGCTGCCAAATCCTCTGGCAGTAGCAAACCACCACGACGCAGACCCTCAACACAAAGGCAGTCAAATAAACCACGCCATAACACAGGACGGAAGAAACGTAAAGGCCAGAAGAGAGAAAATTAAGTTTGAGTTTTCCAATCAAGCTCTTCTATTGAATTTCGTGGATCTAATTCTGTGGTGGCAGTACGGAGACTGTTCGAATGCAAATTTCCCTTTCTCTGGGCAGTGATCTTGTTACTATTTTGATAATGTTGCAATTCGATGCTTGCTATACCACGAGGCGTTCAAACGACTAAATTGGCTATCATTCTGATAATAAACTCGTCTCTTAGAGCCTGCTATTGTTTTTACCATTGAAGGTTTTCGAGTGCGATACGTAGTTGGCCGGCATTTTTATACTTTGCGCTAATCAATCTGCGTTTACGACCCTGTATAATCCGCTTGATCTGTTCAGGTGCTTCTGAGTAGTAATTCTGTCTGCCGATGACATCGTAGAAAACCGAAACAAGATTGATGACATCGTTTTGAATTTTGGCTTTCGTAGAGCGTCCCAGGTCAAAAAAATCTATCAAATGAACATCGAAACCTATACCTATTCGTTTGACCATGACATTGTCAGAATGTATATCACCATGGTATTCACCCAGATGATGGATCTGTTCCAAACCAATTGCCATCGAGTAGATCAGATGTAATGCCTCAAAATGGCTGAGCCTGTAATGCGGTTGTCTGTTAAGAAAATCTGACAGCACCTCACCTTCGACAAAATCCGAAACCAGAAAGTCAAACCGCCGGCTTTCGATCTGTACCGAATCATGATGATGGTACTGGATAATGATTGGGCAGGATTTGAGTTTATAGAGCTTGCGGGCATACCTCAAAAATGGTGCTTCTCTTACTCCCTTTTGATCATAAAAGATTTTAGCCGCTCGAATTATTCCTGTTCTTCGTTCACGGACACGATAAACCTCGCCCTCCCAGCCACTGCCCAATGAGCCTTCGACAATGTAATGTGGTCCCAATGTTCGACCCGGCTCAATAAAAAAAGGTTGCCTTACTATCATATCATTTTCGTAAATTTATCATTGTTTTAGTTCAAATCCCAGTCCCGGTTTTCCGGTAGGATATAATCTGCCTTTCTTCAGTGTGACAGTCCCTGAAGTCGGATCATCGAGTAAATCCATGTGCCCATCCAGATCGGCATAGGCCACGTTTGGCCTTGCCAGCGCAAAATGTAAACCGGCGGAAATCCCCAGGGCAGACTCATCCATACATCCAACCATAACTTCATAGCCGGCAGCTCTGGCGATAGAGTTCATGTGTAATGCCTGGTAGATACCACCGCATTTCATCAGCTTGATATTGATCATGTCCACCAGGTCGCGCTTTGCCAGTTTGAAAGCGTCGCGCAATCCCAAAAGAGATTCATCGGCCATAACCGGCAATGCCACCTGTTGCGATAATTTACCAAGCAGATCGGTTTGCTCACGAGGTGTCGGTTGTTCAATCAGCTCCAGTTTTGCAGAGCGGACAGCGGTTACGAATTCAAGCGTTTGTTCGGATGTGTACCCCTGGTTGGCATCGAAACGAAGTTCGATTGTCTTACCGACAGCCTCCCTGACTTTGATAACACGTTCGATATCTTCTTCGAGGCTTTTACCGCCCTTGATCTTTATCGCTCGAAAACCTTCACCGATTAATTCAATCGCTCGTTTGACTGTTTCGTTTAAGTCCGCAATGCCTATGGTTATGCTGGTTTTAATACTATCTCGATAACCTCCCAGCAACAAATACACAGGCAATCCGGATACTTTTCCGAGTATGTCGTACAATGCCATATCAACCAATGCCATTGCAGCGGGTCTTTTAGAAAGCTTCTCGGTCAGCTTTTCATTTATCGCTGCTATTCTCAGGGGATCACTTCCTTTGAGGACAGGCTCGATCGTCGATTTAAAGTCTTGTTGCACGGTTTCCGGTGTTTCACCGGTGACCTCATAGTCCGGCGCAGAACAACCACAACCGTTAATATTTTTATCTGTCTCGATCCTTAGAAAAATATTAGTAACTGACGATACAGTCTCGTACGCTATCGTATAAGGTTTTGAAAGCTTAAACGTTACCGGCCAGATCTCAAGATTTCTAATTTTCACTTCAAGTTCGCTTCCTTAATACCGCTTCTGGAAGATTTCATCCAGGCTCATACTTTTCAGATCTTCTATGAACGCTACCAGGTGAGCGATCATAACAGCCCACATTTTCTGGCCTTTTTCAGCACTCGCCCTGGTGGGATCACCCATAACACCGCTCTCAGAAATTCTTTCTGTATAGGCATACCAGGAGACCGAACGCTTGGAGGTGAAGTTTAGATAGCGACTGGAAAATGATGGTACGCTTTTTTCCGCACGATCCATCCGCACCAGTTCGGGCCTGGATGCCAACGATGTACTGGTTTCGAACTCTCCAGCATGAACATCGTTGGGAGTTTCGATCATACCGCAAATATCGACATCGCTGGTTTCACCGCTGTCAACACAAACAAAAATACGAGCATCCCTGTTAATCATCTGGGCTGCGTAATTGAGAGCTGGTGTATTACCTCCATGGCCGTTGATTATCACAAGCTTATTAATGCCATTGGAGGCGACACTCATTCCGATTTCGTATACAAGTGTTGAAAGTGTATTGTTATTGATCGATATAGTACCTGGGAAATCATCGTGATGATAAGAAACTCCATATGCAAGAGCCGGCAGAACCAGCGGTTTTGGATCACTGCATGCCTGCGCGACACTGCGCGCCAGGTAATTGGCATCGTAAGCATCCACATCCAATGTGAGATGAGGTCCATGCTGTTCGATTGCGCCCACTGGCAGGATAGCTACATCTATTTCTTTGAGCCTCTGTTCCGCTTCCGGCCAGGTCAGTTCCGACCATAGATAACTGCTTTTCCTTGATGTGTTTGTGTTGTTACCCGTGCTGCTTTTATCATCGCTCATTTCGAATGGGAAAGGTGCAGAGATGCCCTGATCAGACAGAGGATCAAAATCGATCCACCTGCGCCCCATTTTTTTAACAGCGCCATTGGCATGCTTCAGATATATACTATAAAGCTCCGAACGTAAATCATCTGGAATCCCGCCAATTGGTGACCGGTCCTGGGTAAATCTAAGCTTCATAATCACCGGATGTTCTTTTACAGAATGCATCTGTGCATCTGAGAATTCAATC encodes the following:
- a CDS encoding DEAD/DEAH box helicase; this translates as MTDKTIQYPHNGFNGLGIAPSLLDAIDRLKFTEPTPIQRRSIPTAIKGKDLIAVAQTGTGKTFAYGIPIIQRLAQIKGRCLVIAPTRELALQVDDALNAIGRSLGLTTTVLIGGASMSVQLRCLRRKPRVIVATPGRLIDHLEHRTVNLADVKILVLDEADRMLDMGFAPQINRILAVIPKKRQVMLFSATIPKEIITLARREMNLPVHVEVAPSGSTPDKIIQEMFFVERGSKTQLLEVMLERYLGPVLIFTRTKHGARKLAREVRSMGHTAAEIHSNRSLPQRREALDGFKSGKYRALVATDVASRGIDVMGIELVVNYDLPTNTEDYVHRIGRTGRAGHSGRSVSFATLDQKKDVKSIERLIKTDLPKSALPSLPPSRKRKTAAKSSGSSKPPRRRPSTQRQSNKPRHNTGRKKRKGQKREN
- a CDS encoding protein kinase; this encodes MIVRQPFFIEPGRTLGPHYIVEGSLGSGWEGEVYRVRERRTGIIRAAKIFYDQKGVREAPFLRYARKLYKLKSCPIIIQYHHHDSVQIESRRFDFLVSDFVEGEVLSDFLNRQPHYRLSHFEALHLIYSMAIGLEQIHHLGEYHGDIHSDNVMVKRIGIGFDVHLIDFFDLGRSTKAKIQNDVINLVSVFYDVIGRQNYYSEAPEQIKRIIQGRKRRLISAKYKNAGQLRIALENLQW
- a CDS encoding dipeptide epimerase; this translates as MKIRNLEIWPVTFKLSKPYTIAYETVSSVTNIFLRIETDKNINGCGCSAPDYEVTGETPETVQQDFKSTIEPVLKGSDPLRIAAINEKLTEKLSKRPAAMALVDMALYDILGKVSGLPVYLLLGGYRDSIKTSITIGIADLNETVKRAIELIGEGFRAIKIKGGKSLEEDIERVIKVREAVGKTIELRFDANQGYTSEQTLEFVTAVRSAKLELIEQPTPREQTDLLGKLSQQVALPVMADESLLGLRDAFKLAKRDLVDMINIKLMKCGGIYQALHMNSIARAAGYEVMVGCMDESALGISAGLHFALARPNVAYADLDGHMDLLDDPTSGTVTLKKGRLYPTGKPGLGFELKQ